From Nicotiana tabacum cultivar K326 chromosome 20, ASM71507v2, whole genome shotgun sequence, one genomic window encodes:
- the LOC107792455 gene encoding early nodulin-like protein 19 isoform X2: protein MALCVLFFLLAAVATTVSATDHIVGANKGWNPGINYTLWSSNQTFYIGDLISFRYKKTQHNVFEVNKNGYDKCIIEGAFGNWSSGRDFIPLKKSKRYYFICGIGGCTDAMKVSVVVHPLPPPPPSPSAIAAMHSSEKAAAPTTVGGFGSMVVRLMLVGLMIHGCGRI from the exons ATGGCTCTCTGTGTACTCTTCTTCCTCCTCGCCGCCGTTGCCACCACCGTCTCTGCCACTGACCACATCGTCGGAGCGAACAAAGGTTGGAATCCAGGCATCAACTATACTCTCTGGAGTAGCAACCAAACATTCTACATTGGTGACCTAATCT CATTTAGGTATAAAAAGACACAACATAATGTTTTTGAAGTGAATAAAAATGGATATGATAAGTGCATAATAGAGGGTGCATTTGGGAATTGGAGCAGTGGAAGAGATTTCATTCCGCTGAAAAAGTCCAAGAGATATTACTTCATCTGTGGCATTGGTGGCTGCACTGATGCTATGAAGGTTTCTGTTGTAGTTCACCCTCTTCCACCTCCTCCACCGTCACCGTCAGCCATAGCCGCCATGCATTCTTCCGAAAAGGCTGCTGCTCCGACGACAGTTGGTGGTTTCGGGTCAATGGTTGTAAGGTTGATGTTGGTCGGATTGATGATACATGGATGTGGTAGGATTTAA
- the LOC107792455 gene encoding early nodulin-like protein 19 isoform X1, translated as MQLIISIHPNYMALCVLFFLLAAVATTVSATDHIVGANKGWNPGINYTLWSSNQTFYIGDLISFRYKKTQHNVFEVNKNGYDKCIIEGAFGNWSSGRDFIPLKKSKRYYFICGIGGCTDAMKVSVVVHPLPPPPPSPSAIAAMHSSEKAAAPTTVGGFGSMVVRLMLVGLMIHGCGRI; from the exons ATGCAA CTTATAATTAGCATCCATCCCAATTACATGGCTCTCTGTGTACTCTTCTTCCTCCTCGCCGCCGTTGCCACCACCGTCTCTGCCACTGACCACATCGTCGGAGCGAACAAAGGTTGGAATCCAGGCATCAACTATACTCTCTGGAGTAGCAACCAAACATTCTACATTGGTGACCTAATCT CATTTAGGTATAAAAAGACACAACATAATGTTTTTGAAGTGAATAAAAATGGATATGATAAGTGCATAATAGAGGGTGCATTTGGGAATTGGAGCAGTGGAAGAGATTTCATTCCGCTGAAAAAGTCCAAGAGATATTACTTCATCTGTGGCATTGGTGGCTGCACTGATGCTATGAAGGTTTCTGTTGTAGTTCACCCTCTTCCACCTCCTCCACCGTCACCGTCAGCCATAGCCGCCATGCATTCTTCCGAAAAGGCTGCTGCTCCGACGACAGTTGGTGGTTTCGGGTCAATGGTTGTAAGGTTGATGTTGGTCGGATTGATGATACATGGATGTGGTAGGATTTAA
- the LOC107792457 gene encoding putative protein phosphatase 2C 60 isoform X1: protein MGIYLSSPKTEKVSEDGENDRLRYGLSSMQGWRSTMEDAHAVYPHLDTSTSFFGVYDGHGGDEVSKFCAKFLHREVLNHEAFSVGDVGTSMQHAFLRMDEMMRGQTGQRELASLAEKDQAKEIIEGLISPRKSGEFKGQMDCASSDKGANSDYHGPTAGSTACVAIIQNTQLLVANAGDSRCVLSRKGQAYDMSRDHKPDLEAEKQRISNAGGYVRCGRVNGSLNMARAIGDMELKQNKSLPAEKQIVTANPDIRSVELCNDDDFLVLACDGIWDCMSSQEVVDFVGEQLKHENKLSVVCERVLDRCLAPATGGEGCDNMTMILVQLKKPFKTVALNKEQLLPSNQNSECNENTVASNNPNAVPTGSQCNDNAAEKA, encoded by the exons ATGGGAATATATTTAAGCAGTCCGAAAACTGAAAAAGTGTCCGAGGATGGTGAGAATGACAGACTAAGATATGGCTTGTCATCAATGCAGGGATGGCGTTCAACCATGGAAGATGCT CATGCAGTTTATCCACATTTGGACACTTCCACTTCCTTCTTTGGTGTATATGATGGCCATGGAG GCGATGAAGTTTCTAAATTTTGTGCCAAGTTTCTTCACCGAGAGGTTCTTAATCATGAAGCATTCTCAGTTGGGGATGTAGGCACTTCTATGCAGCATGCTTTTCTCAG AATGGACGAGATGATGCGTGGACAAACAGGTCAGAGAGAATTAGCCTCTTTGGCGGAAAAGGACCAAGCTAAGGAGATAATAGAGGGTTTGATATCGCCTCGCAAGAGTGGTGAATTCAAGGGGCAAATGGATTGTGCGTCTTCAGATAAG GGGGCTAACTCTGATTACCATGGGCCAACTGCAGGAAGCACAGCATGTGTAGCAATCATTCAAAATACTCAACTTCTTGTGGCAAATGCTGGCGATTCTCGCTGTGTCTTATCACGGAAGGGTCAG GCATATGATATGTCTAGGGACCATAAGCCTGACCTTGAAGCTGAAAAGCAAAGGATTAGTAATGCTGGTGGATACGTCCGGTGTGGACGGGTTAATGGAAGTTTAAACATGGCAAGAGCAATTG GCGACATGGAACTCAAACAGAACAAATCATTGCCTGCTGAAAAACAAATAGTGACTGCTAATCCTGATATCCGCTCT GTTGAGCTCTGCAATGATGATGATTTCCTTGTTCTAGCTTGTGATGGCATATG GGATTGCATGTCAAGCCAAGAAGTTGTGGACTTTGTTGGGGAACAGTTAAAACAT GAAAATAAGCTCTCCGTTGTCTGTGAGCGAGTGCTAGATAGATGTTTGGCGCCAGCCACAGGTGGAGAAGGATGTGATAACATGACCATGATCTTGGTACAACTCAAGAAACCCTTCAAGACCGTTGCATTGAACAAGGAGCAACTACTGCCTTCTAATCAAAATTCTGAATGTAACGAAAACACAGTAGCATCTAACAATCCTAATGCTGTACCTACAGGATCTCAATGTAATGATAATGCAGCTGAAAAAGCTTGA
- the LOC107792457 gene encoding putative protein phosphatase 2C 60 isoform X3 produces the protein MLFSGRCHSRVIFMFSSAWGAEPGQAITYSSIPKLADLTKMDEMMRGQTGQRELASLAEKDQAKEIIEGLISPRKSGEFKGQMDCASSDKGANSDYHGPTAGSTACVAIIQNTQLLVANAGDSRCVLSRKGQAYDMSRDHKPDLEAEKQRISNAGGYVRCGRVNGSLNMARAIGDMELKQNKSLPAEKQIVTANPDIRSVELCNDDDFLVLACDGIWDCMSSQEVVDFVGEQLKHENKLSVVCERVLDRCLAPATGGEGCDNMTMILVQLKKPFKTVALNKEQLLPSNQNSECNENTVASNNPNAVPTGSQCNDNAAEKA, from the exons ATGCTTTTCTCAG GAAGGTGTCATTCTCGTGTCATTTTCATGTTCTCATCAGCCTGGGGTGCTGAGCCAGGACAGGCAATTACATATTCAAGTATCCCTAAGCTTGCTGATTTAACAAA AATGGACGAGATGATGCGTGGACAAACAGGTCAGAGAGAATTAGCCTCTTTGGCGGAAAAGGACCAAGCTAAGGAGATAATAGAGGGTTTGATATCGCCTCGCAAGAGTGGTGAATTCAAGGGGCAAATGGATTGTGCGTCTTCAGATAAG GGGGCTAACTCTGATTACCATGGGCCAACTGCAGGAAGCACAGCATGTGTAGCAATCATTCAAAATACTCAACTTCTTGTGGCAAATGCTGGCGATTCTCGCTGTGTCTTATCACGGAAGGGTCAG GCATATGATATGTCTAGGGACCATAAGCCTGACCTTGAAGCTGAAAAGCAAAGGATTAGTAATGCTGGTGGATACGTCCGGTGTGGACGGGTTAATGGAAGTTTAAACATGGCAAGAGCAATTG GCGACATGGAACTCAAACAGAACAAATCATTGCCTGCTGAAAAACAAATAGTGACTGCTAATCCTGATATCCGCTCT GTTGAGCTCTGCAATGATGATGATTTCCTTGTTCTAGCTTGTGATGGCATATG GGATTGCATGTCAAGCCAAGAAGTTGTGGACTTTGTTGGGGAACAGTTAAAACAT GAAAATAAGCTCTCCGTTGTCTGTGAGCGAGTGCTAGATAGATGTTTGGCGCCAGCCACAGGTGGAGAAGGATGTGATAACATGACCATGATCTTGGTACAACTCAAGAAACCCTTCAAGACCGTTGCATTGAACAAGGAGCAACTACTGCCTTCTAATCAAAATTCTGAATGTAACGAAAACACAGTAGCATCTAACAATCCTAATGCTGTACCTACAGGATCTCAATGTAATGATAATGCAGCTGAAAAAGCTTGA
- the LOC107792457 gene encoding putative protein phosphatase 2C 60 isoform X2, with translation MAFNHGRCCDEVSKFCAKFLHREVLNHEAFSVGDVGTSMQHAFLRMDEMMRGQTGQRELASLAEKDQAKEIIEGLISPRKSGEFKGQMDCASSDKGANSDYHGPTAGSTACVAIIQNTQLLVANAGDSRCVLSRKGQAYDMSRDHKPDLEAEKQRISNAGGYVRCGRVNGSLNMARAIGDMELKQNKSLPAEKQIVTANPDIRSVELCNDDDFLVLACDGIWDCMSSQEVVDFVGEQLKHENKLSVVCERVLDRCLAPATGGEGCDNMTMILVQLKKPFKTVALNKEQLLPSNQNSECNENTVASNNPNAVPTGSQCNDNAAEKA, from the exons ATGGCGTTCAACCATGGAAGATGCT GCGATGAAGTTTCTAAATTTTGTGCCAAGTTTCTTCACCGAGAGGTTCTTAATCATGAAGCATTCTCAGTTGGGGATGTAGGCACTTCTATGCAGCATGCTTTTCTCAG AATGGACGAGATGATGCGTGGACAAACAGGTCAGAGAGAATTAGCCTCTTTGGCGGAAAAGGACCAAGCTAAGGAGATAATAGAGGGTTTGATATCGCCTCGCAAGAGTGGTGAATTCAAGGGGCAAATGGATTGTGCGTCTTCAGATAAG GGGGCTAACTCTGATTACCATGGGCCAACTGCAGGAAGCACAGCATGTGTAGCAATCATTCAAAATACTCAACTTCTTGTGGCAAATGCTGGCGATTCTCGCTGTGTCTTATCACGGAAGGGTCAG GCATATGATATGTCTAGGGACCATAAGCCTGACCTTGAAGCTGAAAAGCAAAGGATTAGTAATGCTGGTGGATACGTCCGGTGTGGACGGGTTAATGGAAGTTTAAACATGGCAAGAGCAATTG GCGACATGGAACTCAAACAGAACAAATCATTGCCTGCTGAAAAACAAATAGTGACTGCTAATCCTGATATCCGCTCT GTTGAGCTCTGCAATGATGATGATTTCCTTGTTCTAGCTTGTGATGGCATATG GGATTGCATGTCAAGCCAAGAAGTTGTGGACTTTGTTGGGGAACAGTTAAAACAT GAAAATAAGCTCTCCGTTGTCTGTGAGCGAGTGCTAGATAGATGTTTGGCGCCAGCCACAGGTGGAGAAGGATGTGATAACATGACCATGATCTTGGTACAACTCAAGAAACCCTTCAAGACCGTTGCATTGAACAAGGAGCAACTACTGCCTTCTAATCAAAATTCTGAATGTAACGAAAACACAGTAGCATCTAACAATCCTAATGCTGTACCTACAGGATCTCAATGTAATGATAATGCAGCTGAAAAAGCTTGA